A region of Natribaculum luteum DNA encodes the following proteins:
- the fdhF gene encoding formate dehydrogenase subunit alpha, producing the protein MSSDKRDPVKTICPYCGVGCGIQVQPGEEPGEMRFMPWGDAPVNEGRVCIKGGAATEVVDHEDRLTEPLIKEDGEFREATWEEAYERVVSELERIRDEYGPDALGFYGSSKVMNEENYLLQKLARRYGTNNVDNCTRMCHASTVWALRTSLGAGAMTNSMRDLREEADVFWIQGANPGEQHPIANSQYFRQAVLDGATVIQVDPHANKTTRSFQIDDTDRHQHLQLNPGTDIPLLNIVLKTILEHHEAHPEDGWIDEAFVEERTEGFDHLKETLEEFDKEAAAAECGLELEEIELAAEKYAAADNAAIFTGMGMSQHACGVDNVQNEINLALITGNVGRPGTGVNPLRGQNNVQGTCDVGAMPNVLPGYQLVDDDEARESVEEVWGFEVPPEPGLTNVELSHEFGETVHGLYVMGENPVMSEPDANRVAERIADLEFVVAQDIFLTETAEYADVILPATTWAERGGTVTNTDRRVQRMRGVEKVHENTKHDLEIVSEIGMRLFGPDEFDFDDPEEVFEELRQVCPIYHGMTYDLLGEEGLHWPCYEPGDEGDPFLYEEEFDTESGLGHIEGVRHTPPAETPDEEYPLILTTARLEEHYNTGTMSRRSPTLNRQTPENFVDVHPTDAERYGIEDGDQVQLRSRRGEITVEAHVTEDTKEGVVWTTPHFAAASANKLTNDVLDERAKIPEYKAAAAEIAVGLDPADADSAADD; encoded by the coding sequence ATGTCCAGTGACAAACGCGATCCGGTCAAGACGATCTGTCCCTACTGTGGCGTCGGCTGTGGTATCCAGGTCCAGCCGGGCGAGGAGCCCGGGGAGATGCGCTTTATGCCCTGGGGTGACGCACCGGTCAACGAGGGGCGGGTCTGTATCAAAGGCGGCGCGGCGACGGAGGTCGTCGATCACGAGGATCGACTCACGGAGCCGCTGATCAAAGAAGACGGCGAGTTCCGCGAGGCCACCTGGGAGGAGGCCTACGAGCGCGTCGTCTCCGAACTCGAGCGAATCCGCGATGAGTACGGCCCGGACGCGCTGGGCTTTTACGGCTCCTCGAAGGTGATGAACGAGGAGAACTACCTCCTCCAAAAACTCGCGCGCCGGTACGGCACGAACAACGTCGACAACTGCACCCGGATGTGCCACGCCTCGACGGTCTGGGCGCTTCGCACGAGTCTGGGGGCGGGTGCGATGACAAACAGCATGCGCGACCTCCGCGAGGAGGCCGACGTGTTCTGGATCCAGGGGGCGAACCCGGGCGAGCAACACCCGATCGCCAACAGCCAGTACTTCCGGCAGGCGGTGCTCGACGGCGCGACCGTCATCCAGGTCGACCCGCACGCGAACAAGACGACGCGGTCGTTTCAGATCGACGACACCGATCGCCACCAGCACCTCCAGTTGAACCCGGGGACCGACATCCCGCTCCTGAACATCGTCCTCAAGACGATCCTCGAGCACCACGAGGCTCATCCCGAGGACGGCTGGATCGACGAGGCGTTCGTCGAGGAACGTACGGAGGGCTTCGACCACCTGAAAGAGACCCTCGAGGAGTTCGACAAGGAGGCCGCGGCGGCGGAGTGTGGCCTCGAACTCGAGGAGATCGAACTCGCCGCCGAGAAGTACGCCGCGGCCGACAACGCCGCCATCTTCACGGGGATGGGGATGAGTCAGCACGCCTGCGGTGTCGACAACGTCCAGAACGAGATCAACCTGGCGCTGATCACGGGCAACGTCGGTCGCCCTGGAACGGGCGTCAACCCGCTGCGCGGCCAGAACAACGTCCAGGGGACCTGTGACGTCGGCGCGATGCCGAACGTCTTGCCTGGCTACCAGCTGGTCGACGACGACGAGGCCCGCGAGAGCGTCGAGGAGGTGTGGGGCTTCGAGGTGCCGCCCGAACCGGGGCTGACGAACGTCGAACTCTCACACGAGTTCGGCGAGACCGTCCACGGACTCTACGTGATGGGCGAAAACCCCGTGATGAGCGAACCCGACGCCAACCGCGTCGCCGAACGGATCGCGGACCTCGAGTTCGTCGTCGCCCAGGACATCTTCCTGACCGAGACCGCCGAGTACGCCGACGTGATCTTGCCCGCGACGACCTGGGCCGAACGCGGCGGCACCGTCACCAACACGGACCGACGCGTCCAGCGGATGCGCGGCGTCGAGAAAGTCCACGAGAACACCAAACACGACCTCGAGATCGTCTCCGAGATCGGCATGCGGCTGTTCGGCCCGGACGAGTTCGACTTCGACGATCCCGAGGAGGTCTTCGAGGAACTGCGGCAGGTCTGTCCGATCTACCACGGGATGACCTACGACTTACTCGGCGAGGAGGGGCTCCACTGGCCCTGCTACGAACCCGGCGACGAGGGCGACCCGTTCCTCTACGAAGAGGAGTTCGACACCGAGAGCGGTCTCGGCCACATCGAGGGCGTCCGGCACACGCCGCCCGCGGAGACGCCCGACGAGGAGTACCCGCTGATCCTCACGACCGCCCGACTCGAGGAACACTACAACACGGGCACGATGAGCAGGCGCTCGCCGACGCTCAACCGCCAGACGCCGGAGAACTTCGTCGACGTGCACCCGACCGACGCCGAACGGTACGGCATCGAGGACGGCGACCAGGTGCAACTCCGGTCGCGACGCGGCGAGATCACCGTCGAGGCGCACGTCACCGAGGACACCAAGGAGGGCGTCGTCTGGACGACGCCACACTTCGCGGCCGCCTCCGCCAACAAACTCACGAACGACGTGCTCGACGAGCGGGCGAAGATCCCCGAGTACAAGGCTGCGGCTGCCGAGATCGCGGTCGGACTCGACCCCGCCGACGCCGACTCGGCGGCCGACGACTGA
- a CDS encoding winged helix-turn-helix domain-containing protein: MSKTSQKTTIKRDRSSIPRAIVHKQILDAAEKRPDASVEEIAVAVSGASPDLVQQVFEEYGDPAADDVPPDAPTPDEEESDGEETDAGPMTDEPSPADADHSQRGIDEDIQLNDKQRQTLRAIYETPEATQRDLGERFDVTGATINKRVNSIDGFDWETREEFVTSLFETENGESMQQEQSTEFTAEQHSIDELQERVTELTETVRTLESQLEDVSDPSRESIEDPELVQKIVHACFRSDQISDDEELQIIEMVLSNDR; this comes from the coding sequence ATGAGTAAAACGTCACAGAAGACAACAATAAAACGCGACCGATCATCGATCCCGCGAGCGATCGTTCACAAACAGATCCTCGATGCCGCAGAGAAGCGGCCGGACGCGTCAGTAGAGGAGATCGCGGTAGCGGTTAGTGGTGCATCACCGGATCTCGTACAGCAGGTGTTCGAAGAGTACGGCGATCCGGCGGCAGACGACGTGCCGCCCGACGCACCGACTCCCGATGAGGAGGAAAGCGACGGCGAGGAAACCGACGCCGGTCCGATGACGGACGAGCCATCACCAGCGGACGCGGACCACAGTCAGAGAGGAATCGACGAGGACATCCAGTTGAACGACAAGCAACGCCAGACGTTGCGTGCAATTTACGAAACTCCAGAGGCGACACAGCGCGATCTCGGAGAACGGTTCGACGTCACCGGCGCGACGATTAACAAGCGCGTAAATTCCATCGACGGATTCGACTGGGAAACTCGAGAGGAGTTCGTCACGTCGCTATTCGAGACCGAAAACGGAGAATCCATGCAACAAGAACAATCCACCGAATTTACAGCAGAACAGCACTCCATCGACGAGCTTCAGGAACGCGTAACCGAACTCACTGAGACCGTACGAACCCTCGAGTCCCAACTCGAGGACGTGAGCGATCCGTCCCGGGAGAGCATCGAGGACCCGGAGCTCGTACAGAAAATCGTCCACGCCTGCTTTCGCTCCGATCAGATCAGCGACGACGAGGAGTTACAGATCATCGAGATGGTTCTCTCGAACGATAGGTGA
- a CDS encoding NADPH-dependent FMN reductase gives MSSAPNVVAVCGSLREESYTRTALRYVLRAAEEAGAETTLLDLREYDLPVYDPDVDEQGDAEEVTRIVREADAVALGTPVYHGSYSGALKNFHDYCSFEEYEDTTVGLLATAGGGTYGSTLDHLRITVRGVHGWVLPHQIGIRKAYDAFVDDPEAIDGRQFVDADLEERVETLGRSLVEYAAIEPEVTTSRTAAADD, from the coding sequence ATGAGTTCCGCCCCAAACGTGGTCGCCGTCTGTGGCAGCCTCCGAGAGGAGAGTTACACCCGGACGGCACTGCGGTACGTCCTCCGTGCCGCCGAGGAAGCCGGTGCGGAGACGACGCTGCTCGATCTCCGCGAGTACGACCTCCCCGTCTACGATCCCGACGTCGACGAGCAGGGCGACGCCGAGGAAGTCACGCGCATCGTCCGCGAGGCCGACGCCGTCGCACTCGGGACGCCAGTCTACCACGGCTCGTACTCGGGCGCGCTGAAGAACTTCCACGACTACTGCAGTTTCGAGGAGTACGAGGACACCACCGTCGGCCTGCTCGCGACCGCCGGTGGCGGCACCTACGGCTCGACGCTCGATCATCTCCGGATCACGGTCCGTGGCGTCCACGGCTGGGTTCTCCCACACCAGATCGGCATCCGAAAAGCCTACGACGCCTTCGTGGACGACCCCGAGGCGATCGACGGCCGCCAGTTCGTCGACGCCGACCTCGAGGAGCGCGTCGAGACGCTCGGTCGATCACTCGTCGAGTACGCCGCCATCGAACCGGAGGTCACGACCTCGCGGACGGCTGCTGCGGACGACTGA
- a CDS encoding aromatic ring-hydroxylating oxygenase subunit alpha, whose translation MTRWNDGLDEVERVSPDITDETNALPARYFTDPDVYEMEKEKVFGQYWIYAGHANCIPEVGDYYTRTIGDREIIVVRNHDDEVRAFYNVCAHRGSAMVDETPMTDPDNARRIRCPYHLWTYDLDGSLTSTPASFEDARLNPDLEDEDVAELDAGENALMEVRSDRIGPFVFVNFAEEPMSLDEQAGKMKAELEALPLEEYQLARRIVSEVECNWKTFGGNYSECDHCQANHQDWITGIALDESELEVNDYHWVLHYTHAEDVDDEMRIHDEHEAKFYYLWPNFTVNMYGTADGYGTYLIDPIDEERFQLVADYYFKDSELSEEEAEFVRTSRQLQEEDFELVERQYRGLKSGALAQAQLGPNEHTVHKFHLLAQEAYEA comes from the coding sequence ATGACCAGGTGGAACGACGGTCTCGACGAGGTAGAACGCGTCAGCCCGGACATCACCGACGAGACGAACGCGCTGCCGGCGAGATACTTCACCGATCCTGACGTCTACGAGATGGAGAAAGAGAAGGTGTTCGGCCAGTACTGGATCTACGCTGGCCACGCAAACTGCATCCCCGAGGTGGGCGATTACTACACCCGGACGATCGGCGACCGCGAGATCATCGTCGTCCGCAACCACGACGACGAAGTGCGGGCGTTCTACAACGTCTGTGCCCACCGCGGTTCGGCGATGGTCGACGAGACGCCGATGACCGACCCCGACAACGCACGGCGCATCCGGTGTCCGTACCACCTCTGGACGTACGACCTCGACGGCTCGCTCACGAGTACGCCCGCGAGCTTCGAGGACGCACGGCTGAACCCGGACCTCGAGGACGAGGACGTCGCCGAACTCGACGCCGGGGAGAACGCGCTCATGGAAGTCCGCAGCGACCGAATCGGGCCGTTCGTCTTCGTCAACTTCGCCGAGGAGCCGATGAGCCTCGACGAGCAGGCCGGGAAGATGAAAGCCGAACTCGAGGCGTTGCCACTCGAGGAGTACCAGCTCGCTCGTCGAATCGTCTCGGAAGTCGAGTGCAACTGGAAGACCTTCGGTGGGAACTACTCCGAGTGTGACCACTGTCAGGCGAACCACCAGGACTGGATCACGGGCATCGCCCTCGACGAATCCGAACTCGAGGTCAACGACTACCACTGGGTGTTACACTACACGCACGCCGAGGACGTCGACGACGAGATGCGCATCCACGACGAACACGAGGCGAAGTTCTACTATCTGTGGCCGAACTTCACGGTCAACATGTACGGGACAGCCGACGGCTACGGGACCTACCTCATCGACCCGATCGACGAGGAACGGTTCCAGCTCGTCGCAGACTACTACTTCAAAGATTCCGAGCTGAGCGAGGAAGAAGCGGAGTTCGTCCGAACGAGCCGCCAGCTCCAGGAGGAGGACTTCGAGCTGGTCGAGCGCCAGTACCGCGGGCTCAAATCCGGCGCGCTCGCACAGGCGCAACTTGGCCCCAACGAGCACACCGTCCACAAGTTCCACCTCCTCGCACAGGAGGCCTACGAGGCCTGA
- a CDS encoding GNAT family N-acetyltransferase yields MIVREARAEEALDVRRILDAAMLETGDVEGRIAAGDVLVAVTDGDDRLLGTLVLEPREHGAYVSAIAVRRRRRDRGVGTALVDRALEREGRLTARFDEGVRPFYESLDFSLEAIDGRRYQGYKSAPPAGRGTD; encoded by the coding sequence ATGATCGTCCGCGAAGCGCGAGCGGAGGAGGCACTCGACGTCCGGCGTATCCTCGACGCCGCGATGCTCGAGACGGGAGACGTCGAGGGCCGGATCGCGGCCGGCGACGTGCTGGTGGCCGTCACAGACGGCGACGATCGGCTGCTCGGAACGCTCGTCCTCGAACCGCGCGAGCACGGCGCGTACGTCTCGGCGATCGCCGTCCGTCGACGACGCCGCGATCGCGGCGTCGGAACCGCCCTCGTCGACCGGGCACTCGAGCGCGAGGGACGGCTGACCGCGCGGTTCGACGAGGGCGTCCGGCCGTTCTACGAGTCGCTCGACTTCTCGCTCGAGGCGATCGACGGGAGACGGTATCAGGGGTACAAGAGCGCCCCTCCGGCCGGACGGGGTACCGACTGA
- a CDS encoding phosphoglucomutase/phosphomannomutase family protein produces METISFGTDGWRATLEEFTTPRVRAVGQAVASYLRDEEFERPVAIGYDARESSRGFAEELARVLAANGFDVLLSDRDRPTPLVAYGIVDRDLAGALVVTASHNPPEYNGVKFVPADGAPALPDVTEAIADRLAEPDPLPESDHGTIREVDFAPSHAEAVLELVDADLEGLSVAYDAMHGSGRETTDAVLERAGASLSRLRCARDPEFGGSPPEPAPEHLEELIDRVRSGEADLGIANDGDADRLAVVTPERGYLDENLFFAALYDYLLEDDAGPAVRTVSTTYLIDRIAEAHGERVEAVPVGFKWVAEAMAETDALVGGEESGGFTIRGHVREKDGVLMALVAAAMHAAEPIDERVDRLLDEHGTVVQDKTSVACPDAEKERVLADLEGAIPDAVAGTTVENVNTADGFKLLLADGSWLLVRPSGTEPVLRIYAEAEDDARVGDLLEAGEDLLEEVL; encoded by the coding sequence ATGGAGACGATCAGTTTCGGGACCGACGGCTGGCGGGCGACGCTCGAGGAGTTCACCACGCCGCGGGTCCGTGCGGTTGGACAGGCGGTCGCGTCGTACCTGCGAGACGAGGAGTTCGAGCGGCCGGTCGCGATCGGCTACGACGCTCGCGAGAGTTCGCGCGGGTTCGCCGAGGAACTGGCGCGGGTGCTCGCCGCCAACGGGTTCGACGTGTTGCTGTCCGACCGAGACCGGCCGACGCCGCTCGTCGCCTACGGGATCGTCGACCGCGACCTCGCCGGCGCGCTCGTCGTCACCGCCTCGCACAACCCGCCGGAGTACAACGGCGTGAAGTTCGTGCCGGCCGACGGCGCGCCCGCGCTGCCCGACGTGACCGAGGCGATCGCCGACCGACTCGCGGAACCCGACCCGCTCCCCGAGTCGGACCACGGCACGATCCGCGAGGTCGACTTCGCTCCCTCCCACGCCGAGGCCGTCCTCGAGCTCGTCGACGCCGACCTCGAGGGACTGTCGGTCGCCTACGACGCTATGCACGGCAGCGGCCGCGAGACGACCGACGCCGTCCTCGAGCGCGCCGGCGCCTCCCTCTCTCGGCTGCGCTGTGCGCGTGATCCCGAGTTCGGCGGCTCGCCGCCCGAACCCGCGCCGGAGCACCTCGAGGAACTGATCGACCGCGTCCGGTCGGGCGAGGCCGACCTCGGGATCGCAAACGACGGCGACGCCGATCGACTCGCCGTCGTCACGCCCGAGCGGGGCTACCTCGACGAGAACCTCTTTTTCGCCGCGCTGTACGACTACCTGCTCGAGGACGACGCGGGGCCTGCGGTCCGGACCGTCTCGACGACGTACCTGATCGACCGGATTGCCGAGGCCCACGGCGAGCGCGTCGAGGCGGTGCCCGTCGGCTTCAAGTGGGTCGCCGAGGCGATGGCCGAGACCGACGCGCTCGTCGGCGGCGAGGAGTCCGGCGGCTTCACGATCCGCGGTCACGTCCGCGAGAAAGACGGCGTGTTGATGGCGCTCGTCGCTGCGGCGATGCACGCCGCGGAACCGATCGACGAGCGCGTCGACCGGCTGCTCGACGAACACGGCACCGTCGTCCAGGACAAGACGAGCGTCGCCTGTCCCGACGCGGAGAAAGAGCGGGTGCTGGCCGACCTCGAGGGTGCGATCCCGGACGCCGTCGCCGGGACGACGGTCGAGAACGTCAACACCGCCGACGGCTTCAAACTCCTGCTCGCAGACGGCTCCTGGCTGCTCGTCCGTCCCAGCGGGACCGAACCGGTCCTCCGGATCTACGCCGAGGCCGAAGACGACGCCCGCGTCGGCGACCTCCTCGAGGCCGGCGAGGACCTGCTCGAGGAGGTTCTGTAA
- a CDS encoding sodium:calcium antiporter, whose amino-acid sequence MVVSGSVVAMAALFLLGVALVIWCVEVFIEAVAQSAVSLGISGFFLAVVLAGVDLENGVLGVTAAVVELPELALGTVFGEALFVLAVAVGVAGVLVPFQMDVPRAYLLVLVFVPLPAFAASIGGTIGLVEGVVLGGLFVPLLAYVYWHERRSETTYLLAEEVEEVVDLEEAAAERTTNGGPIADRDDAPEGNGWGWGVDLDLDGDEFVPELAHRSGPFTLGVAVLATVGLTVGSLLTVLSAEGIFVALGISELAFGATVLSFVASIEELALTVEPVRKGRPHLAVGNVVGSTAFYVTANVGIVAVLHPVSTDGAVMAVHWPIFAACLLVVAVMLARGRVTRLGGVALLGLYAAYWIANYAL is encoded by the coding sequence ATGGTCGTTTCGGGGTCCGTCGTCGCCATGGCCGCCCTGTTTCTCCTCGGAGTGGCGCTGGTCATCTGGTGCGTCGAGGTCTTCATCGAGGCGGTCGCCCAGAGTGCCGTCTCGCTCGGTATCTCCGGGTTCTTCCTCGCGGTCGTCCTCGCGGGCGTCGACCTCGAGAATGGAGTACTCGGCGTGACGGCGGCCGTCGTCGAACTGCCGGAACTGGCGCTCGGAACGGTGTTCGGCGAGGCGCTGTTCGTGCTCGCCGTCGCCGTCGGCGTCGCGGGCGTTCTCGTCCCGTTCCAAATGGACGTCCCTCGAGCCTACCTGCTCGTGCTCGTGTTCGTCCCGCTGCCGGCGTTCGCGGCCTCTATCGGCGGGACGATCGGCCTGGTGGAGGGTGTGGTTCTCGGCGGGCTGTTCGTCCCGCTGCTGGCGTACGTCTACTGGCACGAGCGCCGCTCGGAGACGACGTACCTGCTCGCAGAGGAGGTCGAAGAGGTCGTCGACCTCGAGGAGGCGGCGGCGGAAAGAACGACGAACGGGGGGCCGATCGCCGACCGAGACGACGCGCCAGAGGGGAATGGGTGGGGATGGGGCGTCGACCTGGACCTGGACGGAGACGAGTTCGTCCCCGAACTCGCACACCGCAGCGGGCCGTTCACCCTCGGCGTGGCCGTGCTCGCGACCGTCGGGTTGACGGTCGGCTCGCTGCTCACCGTCCTCAGCGCCGAAGGGATCTTCGTCGCGCTTGGCATCTCGGAACTCGCGTTCGGCGCGACGGTGTTGAGTTTCGTCGCCTCGATCGAGGAACTGGCGCTCACCGTCGAACCGGTCCGGAAGGGACGACCTCACCTCGCAGTGGGGAACGTCGTGGGCAGTACGGCGTTCTACGTGACGGCGAACGTCGGCATCGTCGCGGTACTCCATCCGGTGAGCACCGACGGAGCCGTGATGGCGGTCCACTGGCCGATCTTCGCCGCGTGTCTGCTCGTCGTGGCGGTCATGCTGGCACGCGGTCGCGTGACCCGCCTGGGCGGCGTCGCGCTGCTCGGCCTCTACGCCGCCTACTGGATCGCAAACTACGCGCTGTAG
- a CDS encoding plastocyanin/azurin family copper-binding protein — translation MVDPGHDGSVESDRRRFGRRETLLLAGAGLASATAMPAVAQEENETDGGGNETAGGGNETAGGNETAGGNETEGGGGGGGGGTQTVELVDYAYEPGTESPLQIQPGTTVNFVWVTDNHNIVVDSQPDGAGWEGHEPIENSPFEYEHTFETEGTYEFHCTPHVSLGMEGTIEVTQDAGGGGGGGGEAGPAKLVPDEALTLLIATIVGLVAVLSLSYVFMKYGGTAGE, via the coding sequence ATGGTCGATCCAGGTCACGACGGCAGCGTAGAGTCCGACCGGCGTCGGTTCGGTCGCCGCGAGACGCTCTTGCTCGCCGGTGCAGGGCTCGCGTCGGCGACGGCGATGCCGGCGGTCGCACAGGAGGAAAACGAGACCGACGGTGGCGGGAACGAAACCGCCGGCGGCGGGAACGAAACTGCCGGCGGTAACGAGACCGCCGGTGGCAACGAAACCGAGGGCGGGGGCGGCGGTGGCGGCGGTGGCACCCAGACGGTCGAACTCGTCGACTACGCGTACGAACCCGGCACCGAGAGTCCGCTACAGATCCAGCCGGGGACGACGGTGAACTTCGTCTGGGTGACGGACAACCACAACATCGTCGTCGACAGCCAGCCCGATGGTGCCGGCTGGGAGGGCCACGAACCGATCGAGAACTCGCCGTTCGAGTACGAACACACCTTCGAGACCGAGGGGACCTACGAGTTCCACTGCACGCCCCACGTCAGCCTGGGGATGGAGGGGACGATCGAGGTCACCCAGGACGCCGGCGGCGGTGGCGGTGGTGGTGGTGAGGCAGGGCCAGCCAAACTCGTCCCGGACGAGGCGCTGACCCTGCTGATCGCGACGATCGTGGGCCTGGTCGCAGTGTTGAGCCTGTCGTACGTCTTCATGAAGTACGGCGGGACGGCAGGTGAGTGA
- a CDS encoding GIY-YIG nuclease family protein: MSEHFVYVLECADGSLYTGYTTDLERRVAEHDAGEGAKYTRGRTPVDLVYHERYETRSAAMSREYEIKELTRVQKERLVGLG, from the coding sequence ATGAGCGAGCACTTCGTCTACGTCCTCGAGTGTGCCGACGGCTCCCTGTACACTGGCTACACGACCGACCTCGAGCGCCGCGTCGCCGAACACGACGCCGGGGAGGGTGCGAAGTACACCCGCGGGCGGACGCCGGTCGACCTCGTCTATCACGAACGCTACGAGACGCGGTCGGCGGCGATGTCACGCGAGTACGAGATCAAGGAGTTGACGCGAGTGCAGAAAGAGCGACTCGTCGGACTCGGATGA
- a CDS encoding helix-turn-helix domain-containing protein produces MSLIAIVDIAHPDLALTPTIRACPDVSIEAVSHSTTDPETGMFFFLVEGADETFDEALERDHTVAAWSLVDDLGSTRLYRLQHTEGTKLVSPKTTELGGLLLRAESNDRGWTVRLHLPDREELATLWEYCEHEGISFELYRMFRREEWSEGISPELTDEQRVALVTAYEEGYFEEPRETSLEELADVLDISPTAVGGRIRRGTGQLVSTTLLEE; encoded by the coding sequence GTGAGTCTGATCGCGATCGTCGACATCGCACACCCCGACCTCGCGTTGACGCCGACGATCCGCGCGTGCCCGGACGTGTCTATCGAAGCCGTCTCACACAGCACGACGGATCCCGAGACGGGAATGTTCTTCTTCCTCGTCGAGGGTGCAGACGAGACGTTCGACGAGGCCCTCGAGCGAGACCACACGGTCGCAGCGTGGTCGCTCGTCGACGACCTCGGTTCGACGCGCCTCTACCGCCTCCAGCACACGGAGGGGACGAAACTCGTCTCGCCGAAGACCACAGAACTCGGTGGCCTGCTGCTGCGAGCCGAGAGCAACGACCGCGGCTGGACCGTCCGACTCCACCTCCCCGATCGAGAGGAACTCGCGACGCTGTGGGAGTACTGCGAGCACGAAGGCATCTCCTTCGAACTCTACCGGATGTTCCGTCGCGAGGAGTGGTCTGAGGGCATCTCGCCGGAACTGACCGACGAACAGCGCGTCGCACTGGTGACCGCTTACGAGGAGGGCTACTTCGAGGAGCCGCGTGAAACCTCTCTCGAGGAACTCGCCGACGTGCTCGACATCTCGCCGACGGCCGTCGGCGGCCGAATCCGTCGTGGTACCGGGCAGCTCGTCTCGACGACGTTGTTAGAGGAGTGA
- a CDS encoding class I SAM-dependent methyltransferase, with the protein MTPFRYNFGIYHWRRRFASIGAAVVAIALAAAYRRRTDRRWRRLAATVASVGAAVYATRVVTRLLSPPPWAIERKKYDALAALLPLERAQRVLDVGCGTGRSLVGLAPHVPPGREVFGLDVFDDRVILGNGAVLARRNAERAGLAVTPVAGDAARLPFADDSIDVVTASRVLHDLDSTAADRTLAEMHRVCAPDGSIGVLELPLVPEDVSSDPETYWLDRVSTAGFRIDTVERIDRDRSDEPYLVIVGTPVAES; encoded by the coding sequence GTGACGCCGTTTCGATACAACTTCGGAATCTATCACTGGCGACGACGGTTCGCGTCGATCGGGGCTGCCGTCGTCGCGATTGCCCTCGCTGCTGCGTACCGGCGACGGACGGATCGGCGCTGGCGTCGCCTCGCCGCGACGGTCGCGAGCGTCGGGGCCGCGGTGTACGCGACTCGAGTGGTGACTCGGCTGCTGTCGCCGCCGCCGTGGGCGATCGAGCGGAAGAAGTACGACGCGCTCGCGGCGCTGCTCCCGCTCGAGCGCGCACAGCGGGTCCTCGACGTCGGCTGTGGCACCGGTCGGTCGCTCGTCGGTCTCGCACCGCACGTCCCGCCCGGCCGGGAGGTGTTCGGTCTCGACGTCTTCGACGATCGCGTCATCCTCGGCAACGGCGCGGTGCTCGCACGGCGCAACGCCGAGCGGGCCGGACTGGCGGTGACGCCGGTCGCCGGCGACGCGGCGAGACTCCCGTTTGCAGACGACTCGATCGACGTCGTCACCGCCAGTCGCGTCCTGCACGACCTCGATTCGACGGCCGCCGATCGAACGCTGGCCGAGATGCACCGCGTCTGCGCGCCAGACGGCTCGATCGGCGTCCTCGAGCTCCCGCTCGTCCCCGAGGACGTCTCGAGTGACCCCGAGACGTACTGGCTGGACCGCGTGTCGACGGCCGGCTTCCGGATCGATACCGTCGAGCGAATCGACCGCGACCGATCCGACGAGCCGTACCTCGTGATCGTCGGAACACCGGTCGCCGAGTCGTGA